The Dethiosulfovibrio peptidovorans DSM 11002 nucleotide sequence TGGGAGTGGGTTCGATGTTGAAATGGTTCGCGACTATGATGAACAAAAGTCGCAGTGATGGGGTCAGGCGAGATGTCTCTTATGGAGACGACAGAGAGAGGATACTTTCGTTGGTCCGTTTGATGGGAGATGAAGTCTGCATCGCTCTGTCGGATTCACTGGCATCCCTTAAAGAGGGGAATGTCGAGCTTGCTCGAAAAGTAATAGATAGAGACGACCTGATCGACGGAATGGAGACCGACGTAAACAGGGAATGCCTTGCGTCGATCGCTATAAGAAAACCGGTGAGGGATGATCTACGTTTCGTGTTTGCGGTCTTGAAGATAGCCACTGATCTTGAACGTATAGGAGATCAGGCGGTCAACGTAGCGGAGAGAGCTCTCACCGTATCTAAATATCCAATGCTGAAGCCTCTTGTCGACATTTCCAAGATGACCGAGATATCCATAAACATGGTAAGAAAAGCCTTGAGATCCTTCTTTGATAGAGATACCGATTTGGCCGTTCACGTGTTCCGGGAAGATAAACAACTAGACAGGATCGCCGGGGCTCTCTCGGAAGAACTGATAGAAATGATGGCGGAAATGGACAAGGGAGATAAAGATGGAATAACAGTCGCAACCGAGCTTCTACTTACAGCGAGACATCTTGAGAGGGTAGGAGACCATGCCAGCAACGTCTCGGAAAGGGTCTTTTTTATGGTGAGAGGCGAGAGATTGAAGGAAGTAATCTTAGGAAAGGTGCCGGAGACTGCCAGGGAAGAATTACTGACTAAGAATTTGAGGGGGTTAACAGATAAAAAATGATATTTTGTAGTTGACGGCTTAGACCTCTTGGTGTATTATTCCTTCTGCGCCGCTGAGCCGGCCGCCTTGCAAGGCAGCCGTAACGGAGGGCGCACGAACATTGACAGCCGAAAATGGGGAAAGAGAAAAGCGAAGCCAAGTGAATTTTATGGAGAGTTTGATCCTGGCTCAGGACGAACGCTGGCGGCGTGCTTAACACATGCAAGTGGGACGAAGGTATGTACTTGAAAGCTTCGGCTGGACGGTACATATACTGAGTCGCGGACGGGTGAGTAAAGCGTGAGGACCTGTCCATCAGAGGGGGATAGCCCCGGGAAACCGGGATTAAAACCCCATAAGCCCAAGGGTGAAAAGGAGTAATCCGCTGATGGAGGGTCTCGCGTCCTATCAGGTAGTTGGTGGGGTAAAGGCCTACCAAGCCGAAGACGGGTAGCCGGACTGAGAGGTTGACCGGCCACATTGGAACTGAGATACGGTCCAGACTCCTACGGGAGGCAGCAGTGGGGAATATTGGGCAATGGGCGGAAGCCTGACCCAGCGACGCCGCGTGAGGGAAGACGGTCTTCGGATTGTAAACCTCTGTTGCAGGGGAAGAAGGAAGTGACGGTACCCTGCGAGGAAGCCCCGGCAAACTACGTGCCAGCAGCCGCGGTAACACGTAGGGGGCGAGCGTTGTCCGGAATTACTGGGCGTAAAGGGCGCGTAGGCTGCGAGGCAAGTCGGGTGTAAAAGGCACGGGCTCAACCCGTGTGTGCACTCGAAACTGTCTTGCTGGAGGGGTAGAGAGGCAAGCGGAATTCCCGGTGTAGCGGTGAAATGCGTAGATATCGGGAAGAACACCAGTGGCGAAGGCGGCTTGCTGGCTACACCCTGACGCTGAGGCGCGAAAGCCAGGGGAGCGAACCGGATTAGATACCCGGGTAGTCCTGGCAGTAAACGATGAATGCTAGGTGTGGGTGGGTCAAACCATCCGTGCCGCAGTTAACGCGATAAGCATTCCGCCTGGGGAGTACGGCCGCAAGGTTGAAACTCAAAGGAATTGACGGGGGCCCGCACAAGCGGTGGAGCACGTGGTTTAATTCGATGCAAACCGAAGAACCTTACCTGGGCTTGACATCTAGGTGGTATTGACCTGAAAGGTGATAGACCATATTTTCGGATATGGAGCCTAGACAGGTGCTGCATGGCTGTCGTCAGCTCGTGTCGTGAGATGTTGGGTTAAGTCCCGCAACGAGCGCAACCCCTATTGTCAGTTGCTAACGATTGAAGGCGAGCACTCTGGCGAGACTGCCGGCGACAAGCCGGAGGAAGGTGGGGACGACGTCAAGTCATCATGGCCCTTATGTCCAGGGCAACACACATGCTACAATGGCCGATACAGAGGGAAGCGAAGGCGCGAGTTGGAGCGGATCCCACAAAGTCGGTCCCAGTTCGGATTGCAGTCTGCAACTCGACTGCATGAAGTTGGAATCGCTAGTAATCGCAAATCAGCTAAGTTGCGGTGAATACGTTCCCGGGCCTTGTACACACCGCCCGTCACACCATCCGAGTTGGGTGCACCCGAAGCCGGAGGCCGAACCCTTAGGGGGCGGATCCGTCGAAGGTGTGTCTGGTAAGGAGGGTGAAGTCGTAACAAGGTAGCCGTACCGGAAGGTGCGGCTGGATCACCTCCTTTCTAAGGAGCTTGTAAAACCAAGGCAAGCATAGGCGGAGTAGATCTGCTTTCCCCATTTTTAGCTAGTTCCTTGACAAAGGAATAGAGAAAGCAAAGAGAGGTTAAGGTAATAAGGGCATACGGTGGATGCCTAGGCACCTGAAGCCGAAGAAAGACGTGGCAAGCTGCGAAAAGCCACGGGTAGGAGCAAGCATCCTTTGATCCGTGGATATCTGAATGGGGCAACCCGGCCGAGCAACCCTCGGTCATCCCGTAAGGGAAGGAACCCGGCGAAGTGAAACATCTCAGTAGCCGGAGGAAAAGAAATCGAGAGAGATACCCTGAGTAGTGGTGAGCGAAAGGGGAGCAGCCTAAACCCGGTAAGTGTAAGACTGCAATCGTTGCTTATGGGGGGTTGTGGGAATATGTACTCGTGACTTGCAGGTTGCGACAGCAGTTACAAAAGAAATCGTTAGACGAACCGTGTTGGGAAAGCGGACCGCAGAGGGTGAAAGTCCCGTAGTCGAAAGCGAAATCTCTGTTGACATATCTCCCGAGTAGGCCGGAGCACGAGGAATTCCGGTTGAATCCGGGCGGACCATCGTCCAAGGCTAAACACTTCAGGTGACCGATAGCGAATAGTACCGAGAGGGAAAGGTGAAAAGCACCCCTGGCGGGGAGTGAAACAGACCTGAACCCGTATGCCTACAAGCAATCGGAGCTGGAAATGCCGCGAGGCATGGAAAGTGACGGTGTGCCTATTGAAAAATGAGCCTGCGAGATACTGCGTGTAGCAAGGTTAGGGCTATAAGTCCGCAGCCGAAGGGAAACCGAGTCTAAACAGGGCGCAAGTTTCACGTAGTAGACCCGAAGCCCGACGATCTAGCCATGGCCAGGTTGAAGTGAGGGTGAAACCTCATGGAGGACCGAACCAGTATCTGTTGAAAAAGATTTGGATGAGCTGTGGTTAGGAGTGAAAAGCTAATCGAGTTGGGTAATAGCTGGTTCTCCCCGAAATGCATTGAGGTGCAGCCTCAGGTATTTCGTCTCGGGGGTAGAGCACTGGATGGATGCGGGGGACTGGGGTCCTACCAAATTCAACTAAACTCCGAATACCGAGACGTGAAGCCTGGGAGTGAGACTACGGGTGATAAGGTCCGTGGTCGAAAGGGAAACAGCCCAGACCGTCGGCTAAGGTCCCAAAGACATGCTAAGTGTGGCAAGGATGTGGAGATGCCCAAACAGCCAGGAGGTTGGCTTAGAAGCAGCCATCCTTTAAAGAGTGCGTAATAGCTCACTGGTCGAGGATCTCTGCGCCGAAAATGTAGGGGGCTAAGCATGACACCGAAGCCACGGGATGTATGTAAATACATCGGTAGGGGAGCGTTGCCATTGGAGTGAAGCCGTATTGTAAAGTGCGGTGGACCGATGGGAAGTGAGAATGCAGGCATGAGTAACGACAAACAAGTGAGAATCTTGTTCACCGGAAGACCAAGGTTTCCTGGGGAAGGTTGATCCGCCCAGGGTTAGGCGGGACCTAAGGCGAGGCTGAGAAGCGTAGTCGATGGACAGCAGGTAGACATTCCTGCCCCGTTCTTGGACGTTATTACCGAAGTGGTGACGCAGGAGGCTAGGTGTAGCCGGCGGATGGAAGAGCCGGTCCAAGGGAGTAGGCAGGGTAGGCAGGAAAATCCACCTACCTGATAATGCTGAGACCTGAAGGGGAGTGCTTACGAGCGCGAAGACATTGACGCCACGCTGCCGAGAAAAGCCACTAGGGAGGAAGAGAACGCCCGTACCCGAAACCGACACAGGTGGTCTGGCTGAGAAGGCTAAGGTGAGTGGAATAACCATCGTTAAGGAACTCTGCAAGTTGACTCCGTAACTTCGGGAGAAGGAGTGCCACCCTGGTGAAGCTAATGCTGGTGGAGCTGAGGGTGGTCGCAGAAACCAGGCCCAAGCGACTGTTTACTAAAAACACAGGACTCTGCAGAAGGCGCAAGCCGACGTATAGGGTCTGACGCCTGCCCGGTGCTGGAAGGTTAAGGGGAGAGGTTAGTCTTCGGGCGAAGCTTTGAACCGAAGCCCCAGTAAACGGCGGCCGTAACTATAACGGTCCTAAGGTAGCGAAATTCCTTGTCGGGTAAGTTCCGACCTGCACGAATGGCGTAACGATTTGGGCGCTGTCTCGACGATGGATCCAGTGAAATTGTGGTACCGGTAAAGACACCGGTTACCCGTGGTGGGACGGAAAGACCCCGTGGAGCTTTACTGTAGCCTGGCATTGGGACTCGGCACATCATGTACAGGATAGGTGGGAGCCTGAGAAGCGAGTACGTCAGTATTCGTGGAGGCGTTGTTGGGATACCACCCTTGTTGTGTTAAGTTTCTAACCGCTGCTTCTGAATCGGAGAGCGGGACATTGTCAGGTGGGCAGTTTGACTGGGGCGGTCGCCTCCTAAAGAGTAACGGAGGCGCGCAAAGGTCATCTCAGGGCGAATGGAAAACGCCCGAAGAGCGTAAGGGTATAAGATGGCTTGACTGTGAGACAGACATGTCGAACAGAGACGAAAGTCGGTCCTAGTGATCCGGCGGTACCGAATGGAAGGGCCGTCGCTCATCGGATAAAAGCTACCCCGGGGATAACAGGCTGATCTCCCCCGAGAGTTCCCATCGACGGGGAGGTTTGGCACCTCGATGTCGGCTCGTCGCATCCTGGGGCTGAAGCAGGTCCCAAGGGTTGGTCTGTTCGCCCATTAAAGCGGTACGTGAGCTGGGTTTAGAACGTCGTGAGACAGTTCGGTCCCTATCCACCATGGGCGTAAGGTATTTGAGGAGAGCTGCTCCTAGTACGAGAGGACCGGAGTGGACGCACCGCTGGTGTACCAGTTGTGTCGCCAGATGCATAAGCTGGGTAGCTATGTGCGGAACGGATAACCGCTGAAGGCATCTAAGCGGGAAGCCGCCTCCAAGATGAGATACCTCACTGCGTAAGCAGGTAAGGCGTCCCGTAGACGACGGGGCAGATAGGCCGGAGGTGGAAGCGTGGCAACGCGTGGAGCTGACCGGTACTAATACGCCGAGGCCTTAACCTCTTTTTGTTTTCTTTGTTCCTTGTCAGGGAGCTTATATATAGTTTGGAAAGATTCTTGGTGGCTTTTGCGGAGGGGGTACACCCGGTCCCATGCCGAACCCGGCAGTTAAGCCCTCCAGCGCCGATGGTACTGCGATTCGCTTCGTGGGAGAGTAGGTCGCTGCCAAGAATCTTTTCTCCTTTTTATACATGGGCCGGTAGCTCAGGCGGCTAGAGCACTCGGCTGATAACCGAGAGGTCAGTGGTTCAAGTCCACTTCGGCCCACCATGTGATAAAAAACCTCCACCTTCCTTAGGAAGGTGGAGGTTTTTTTCTAGGTCCCTGTGCTTTTTTAGAAGAATATATGGGCGAAAAGACACACGATGGGGAGGGTTATGATCGTTCTTTCGATGAATATGATAAACAGGTCCTTCAGATCCACCGGTATGTCGGATCCCAATATAACCGCTCCCGTCTCGGACATATATATAAGCTGAGTAACCGATACCGCTCCGATGATGAACTTGGTCATGGGGGACGTTATGGTTTGAGCCATCAAGGAGGGGACCACCATGTCGGCAAAACCTACCACAAGGGTATGACTGGCTGCTGCGGCCTCTGGAATATTGAGTGCGTTAAGGAGCGGCATGAAGGGCATTCCCAGCCATTGGAATAACGGGGTGGATTCAGAGATCACCAAAGCGAGGGTACCGAAAGCCATTATTATGGGTAGAACTCCCAGCCATAGGTCTAAGACCGTTTTAGCCCCGTTTTTCAGGAGGGTTCCCACATGTCCGCTGTTGGATGCTTTTTCTATTGCCAGAGTGAGCCCCCATTGGTTTCTGGATATACCCTCGGGAATGACATCCCCCGTCTCCTTCTTCTCGCCGTGGAGGTATTCGTCCTTTTTTAGCGAGAGTGGGGGAATTCGGGGAACTATAAGGGCTGCTGCTACACCTGACACGGTCACTGCCAGATAATATTGTCCGAAGTAATCCAGCATACCGATGTTCTCCAATACGACTAGGCAGAATGTTATGGAGACAGCGGAAAATGTTGTCCCGATCACCGCGGCTTCTTTAGCGGTGTAGTATCCTTCAGTGTACTGTCTGTTCGTCAAGGCTACTCCGATAGTTCCGTCTCCTACCCATGAGGCTATGCAGTCTATGGCGGAGCGGCCTGGAAGGCCGAATAAGGGCCTCATAAGGGCGGTCAGATAAACTCCTATATATTCTAGAAGGCCAAAGTCGGTTAGTAGAGGCAGTATAAAACCGGCTATCAGGAATATAGTAAAAAGACCGCAGATCAGGTCAAATAGGATAAGCCCTCCGGTATAGTCCGACCAGACTATCTCCGGACCCAAGTTGAAGTAGACCATGTAAGCGATGATCATCCCTAATATCCTGGCGGATGTCCAAAACCATGAAACGTCAAAGATTTTTTTCCAGTACTCGTTTTTATCTATAGCCTCTGGTCTCAATAATTTGAATAACACCGTCGTAATAGTACTGATAGTTATAAAAATCAACACAAGCAAAGATACCGGTATCATTCCATTGATCATGGAATTTACTTTTTTAGATAGAATAGACACTAATACGGTCTGGCGCCCGTCTATTATCAACGGAGTCATCAATAAAAATATTCCTAAAAATGATGGAATTGCAAACCTCGCGATCTCCGGCAACGATGATTTTTTACTTCCTGTACTACTCATAATAGCACCTCCACGATAGATATTAACAACTCTTCTCCTTTTGCAGTTTACTTCGATCTTCTTAATTATAAACTAGTATAGGTATGGAAGTTTGTCAAATGTCGATGTTTTGCCTTTATTGTCTATTGAAAGATATCAGTTCTCGATGCATGAGTTTTCCCCTGAGACGGTAGGGACTCTTAGTGGTATGATGTTATGAGTTTTTATCGTTCAGGGGGACTTACAGGGGGGATTTATATTAAAGGCATAGGAGTATCTTCCGGAATAGCTATCGGCAGGGTCTTCGTCGATTGGAAGGAACAGGTGGAGATCGAAAAAGAATACGTGGACGATGTC carries:
- a CDS encoding YjiH family protein, whose protein sequence is MIIAYMVYFNLGPEIVWSDYTGGLILFDLICGLFTIFLIAGFILPLLTDFGLLEYIGVYLTALMRPLFGLPGRSAIDCIASWVGDGTIGVALTNRQYTEGYYTAKEAAVIGTTFSAVSITFCLVVLENIGMLDYFGQYYLAVTVSGVAAALIVPRIPPLSLKKDEYLHGEKKETGDVIPEGISRNQWGLTLAIEKASNSGHVGTLLKNGAKTVLDLWLGVLPIIMAFGTLALVISESTPLFQWLGMPFMPLLNALNIPEAAAASHTLVVGFADMVVPSLMAQTITSPMTKFIIGAVSVTQLIYMSETGAVILGSDIPVDLKDLFIIFIERTIITLPIVCLFAHIFF
- the phoU gene encoding phosphate signaling complex protein PhoU, with the translated sequence MLKWFATMMNKSRSDGVRRDVSYGDDRERILSLVRLMGDEVCIALSDSLASLKEGNVELARKVIDRDDLIDGMETDVNRECLASIAIRKPVRDDLRFVFAVLKIATDLERIGDQAVNVAERALTVSKYPMLKPLVDISKMTEISINMVRKALRSFFDRDTDLAVHVFREDKQLDRIAGALSEELIEMMAEMDKGDKDGITVATELLLTARHLERVGDHASNVSERVFFMVRGERLKEVILGKVPETAREELLTKNLRGLTDKK